The Paenibacillus amylolyticus genome contains the following window.
AGTGCAATATACGTCTGCTTGGATGCCCAATCGAACAATGATCTTGGATTATCCAGAATTCTCTGGTTATTTTGGAATTTCCCATAAGCCTCACTAGTTAACTTATATACATCATCCGGCATTCCTTTTGTTTCCTTCAGCATGTACTCTGCATAGGGAGAATTATAACTGGCATCTGACCGTGCCAGGATAACAACAAAATGGCTTGCTGTTGCCAATTGCTTTTGAGCGCCGGAGGAGACTTCGGACAGGCGCTTGCGCAGGTTCGGATTCTGTACAATCAGAAACTTCCACGGTTCAAGTCCTATGGAACTTGGAGATAATCTGCCCGTTTCCAATATAAATTGGAAATCCTCATCCGAGATTTTGCGGGTATCATCAAAAATCTTCGTTGCATGCCGGAATTGATAAGCCTTTATAATGTCTTCTTTTTTCTTTGAATTTGTTGTAACTCCCATGAAACTCCACGTCCTTTTTTATATATTTTGATGTTGAATCTTCG
Protein-coding sequences here:
- a CDS encoding NAD(P)H-dependent oxidoreductase — its product is MGVTTNSKKKEDIIKAYQFRHATKIFDDTRKISDEDFQFILETGRLSPSSIGLEPWKFLIVQNPNLRKRLSEVSSGAQKQLATASHFVVILARSDASYNSPYAEYMLKETKGMPDDVYKLTSEAYGKFQNNQRILDNPRSLFDWASKQTYIALGNMMTAAAQIEIDSCPIEGFSRDDVHRILEEEGLLEDGAWDVSVMATFGYRVEEPAREKSRQSVEKITQWIN